Proteins co-encoded in one Prevotella sp. E13-27 genomic window:
- a CDS encoding rhamnogalacturonan lyase: MKRSVFLIAISLLLTSISVAQVTTPLAIRRGVWGEVLMRHVMAVPQSASGSKYLVSWRMLATDDDYTTFDVLRNGEVVASDINNSTNFLDTKGSNTAKYSIVTKRNGEKVSTTDAITPWQGIYNTLKLDRPAGGTFHDSDYTYSPNDCSVADVDGDGRYEIVVKWEPSNPADNSQGGFTGPTIFDCYKILETDGKMTAQKLWRIDMGHNIRSGPHYVPFLFYDFDGDGKAEFIVKTGPGTKDGAGNYITEAADEAVIKATDNEKEYLNGGGQVMYGPEFLTVFSGQDGHAIHTVYYNPNRGCFVGGAPELRTDLWGDDYGNRSERYLATVAHLDAQNPTHASAVMCRGYYTRSYLWAVDFDGSKLSTRWRHASISSKTAMKTEGNGEKDVRTYAHATYANTNFTTAYAQGNHNLSCADVDGDGMDEVIYGSAAIDHDGNLLWSTGLCHGDALHVSDLMPDRPGLEVFQIHEDPPFGMHVCDAATGELLIHMTGDGDTARGIAADFTEERGQEFSCFGNGSLYNATTGSVVGGAPEQNFRIYWDGDIYEEIFNGIGNYHNQPYLVKYNQGRIGVDGRNLYELGYSVTCNGTKNSPCLQADIFGDWREEIIVFNNEDKQTLNIFSTAHETAARVPCLMTDHVYRLGITWQNSGYNQPPHLGYYLPDSTAARFTVTSLAGEAAGAVTIHYNNCTGATLQKVVLMDNTEVAADNFILTQDEKLCTLTLSGQTAVKDISYIVVNPIKPSNGLKNAVAISINGEVPSGIENITPTFSKGEGAVYDLQGRKVDVTKMRGIYIKNGKKYVIL; encoded by the coding sequence ATGAAACGCAGTGTATTTCTAATCGCAATAAGTTTATTATTGACAAGCATTTCAGTAGCACAAGTAACCACTCCCCTCGCCATTCGAAGAGGGGTCTGGGGTGAGGTTCTTATGAGGCATGTGATGGCTGTTCCACAGTCAGCTTCAGGCAGTAAATACTTAGTGAGCTGGCGTATGCTCGCTACCGACGATGACTACACTACCTTCGATGTGCTGCGCAACGGAGAAGTGGTGGCATCAGACATCAACAACTCGACGAACTTCCTTGATACGAAAGGGTCGAATACGGCGAAGTACAGCATCGTGACAAAGCGAAACGGTGAGAAGGTAAGCACTACCGATGCCATAACGCCTTGGCAGGGAATCTACAACACGCTGAAGCTCGACCGTCCTGCTGGCGGTACGTTCCACGACTCTGACTACACTTACTCACCCAACGACTGCTCAGTGGCCGACGTTGATGGCGACGGCAGATATGAGATTGTGGTGAAGTGGGAGCCTTCTAACCCTGCCGACAACTCGCAGGGCGGCTTCACCGGTCCCACCATCTTCGACTGCTACAAGATTCTGGAGACCGACGGCAAGATGACTGCGCAGAAGCTGTGGCGCATCGATATGGGACATAACATCCGTTCGGGTCCTCACTACGTGCCTTTCCTGTTCTATGACTTCGACGGCGATGGCAAGGCAGAGTTCATCGTGAAGACTGGCCCTGGCACCAAGGACGGCGCAGGCAATTATATCACCGAGGCTGCTGATGAGGCTGTCATCAAGGCCACCGACAACGAGAAGGAATACCTGAACGGCGGCGGACAGGTGATGTACGGTCCCGAGTTCCTTACCGTGTTCAGCGGACAGGACGGTCACGCCATCCACACCGTTTATTACAATCCCAACCGCGGTTGCTTCGTGGGTGGTGCTCCTGAACTGCGTACCGACCTGTGGGGTGATGACTACGGTAACCGCTCGGAGCGTTATCTCGCTACCGTGGCTCATCTCGATGCTCAGAATCCCACACATGCCAGTGCCGTGATGTGTCGCGGCTACTACACACGCTCTTATCTCTGGGCGGTGGATTTCGACGGCTCGAAGCTTTCTACACGTTGGCGTCACGCCAGCATCTCATCGAAGACAGCGATGAAGACCGAGGGTAATGGCGAGAAGGACGTTCGTACCTACGCTCACGCCACCTACGCAAACACTAACTTCACCACTGCCTATGCCCAAGGCAACCACAATCTGAGTTGTGCCGACGTTGATGGCGACGGCATGGACGAAGTCATCTATGGCTCGGCAGCCATCGACCACGACGGCAACCTGCTCTGGAGCACAGGCCTCTGTCACGGCGATGCCCTCCATGTGTCCGACCTTATGCCCGACCGTCCCGGACTGGAGGTGTTCCAGATTCATGAAGACCCGCCTTTCGGCATGCACGTCTGTGATGCTGCCACAGGTGAACTGCTCATCCACATGACAGGCGATGGTGATACGGCCCGCGGCATTGCTGCCGACTTCACCGAAGAGCGCGGTCAGGAGTTCAGTTGCTTCGGCAACGGCAGCCTCTACAACGCTACTACGGGCAGTGTCGTTGGCGGCGCCCCCGAACAGAACTTCCGCATCTACTGGGACGGCGACATCTACGAGGAGATTTTCAATGGCATCGGCAATTACCACAACCAGCCCTATCTGGTGAAATATAACCAAGGACGAATAGGTGTCGATGGCAGGAACCTCTACGAGCTCGGATACAGCGTGACCTGCAACGGCACGAAGAACTCACCCTGTCTGCAGGCTGACATCTTCGGCGACTGGCGCGAGGAGATCATCGTCTTCAACAACGAGGACAAGCAGACGCTCAATATCTTCTCTACCGCTCACGAGACCGCTGCCCGCGTGCCGTGTCTGATGACCGACCATGTATATCGTCTCGGCATCACGTGGCAGAACAGCGGTTACAATCAGCCACCTCATCTTGGCTACTATCTGCCCGACAGCACCGCAGCTCGCTTCACAGTCACTTCTCTCGCTGGAGAAGCAGCAGGAGCTGTTACCATCCACTATAACAACTGCACTGGTGCCACCCTTCAGAAGGTTGTACTGATGGATAACACTGAGGTTGCAGCCGATAACTTCATCCTCACTCAGGACGAAAAGCTCTGCACCCTGACACTTAGCGGTCAGACGGCTGTCAAGGATATCTCTTACATTGTTGTGAATCCTATAAAGCCTTCAAATGGTCTTAAGAATGCTGTGGCAATCAGCATCAATGGTGAAGTTCCAAGTGGCATTGAAAACATCACCCCAACCTTCTCCAAGGGCGAGGGAGCGGTCTATGACCTGCAAGGTCGCAAGGTTGATGTAACAAAAATGCGTGGCATTTATATCAAAAACGGCAAGAAATACGTTATTCTATAA
- a CDS encoding family 43 glycosylhydrolase: MMKKLTILFLLVMGLQASAQEMSGYLFAYFEGSGDTNLMEQLRFAVSEDAQNWYALNGNRPIIASDSISESGGIRDPHILRGEDGCYYIVATDMHVFDPKQGWGSNPGIVLLKSKDLVNWTHAKINLAKDWSKNFSDAYWVWAPQTIYDRKAKKYMIYFTLQRNDRKTLITYYAYANKEFTAFESEPKVLFAAKYGSIDNDIIYKDGVYHLFYKGNTKDENGKEIKNGIQQATSKKLTGPYKEDFKYLDAYAGTRTHVEGSGVFKCGSEYILMYDLYSSGRYEFQRSKDLKTFTKEPESFRKDFFPRHGTVMAVTADELDRLQQKWGYVLTHKFESNGNPIIRDKHTADPAVIVEGDTLWLFAGHDAAGNQSGYVMKDWLLYSTTDMKHWTEHPSPLRIEDFKWASSKQAYAGHVAKGKDGKYYWYVSTNWCGIGVAVSDKITGPYKDALGKPLLTNKDCFASKHSWACIDPAILTEDDGTSYIIWGNKECYYAKLKDNMIEIDGDIHQIDVPRFTEAPWMHKYRSVEDRLQGKNGKYYLTYASEWPEKIAYAVADNIGGPYTPMGIISEIAGNSNTTHPAIVEFKGQWLFFSHNGGLPDGGSYSRSIIAEPMSYGKDGKINFIPPSATSLPHALP; this comes from the coding sequence ATGATGAAAAAACTGACAATCCTATTCCTGTTGGTCATGGGCTTACAGGCTTCAGCACAAGAAATGTCTGGCTACCTTTTCGCCTACTTCGAGGGTAGTGGTGATACGAACCTGATGGAGCAGTTGCGCTTTGCAGTGAGCGAGGATGCCCAGAACTGGTATGCGCTGAATGGCAACAGACCAATCATAGCCAGCGACAGCATCAGCGAGAGCGGTGGCATACGTGACCCGCACATCCTAAGGGGAGAAGACGGCTGCTACTATATCGTGGCAACGGATATGCACGTGTTTGACCCGAAGCAGGGCTGGGGCTCCAATCCCGGCATTGTGCTGCTGAAGTCGAAAGACCTCGTAAACTGGACGCATGCGAAGATCAACCTCGCAAAGGACTGGAGCAAGAACTTCAGCGATGCCTATTGGGTGTGGGCTCCGCAGACCATCTACGACCGTAAGGCGAAAAAATACATGATATACTTTACACTGCAGCGCAATGACCGTAAGACGCTCATCACCTACTATGCCTACGCCAACAAGGAGTTTACGGCTTTCGAGAGCGAGCCGAAGGTGCTGTTTGCTGCGAAGTACGGTTCGATAGACAACGATATTATCTACAAGGACGGTGTGTATCACCTTTTCTATAAGGGCAACACAAAGGACGAAAACGGTAAGGAAATCAAGAACGGTATCCAGCAGGCAACGTCTAAGAAGTTGACAGGACCATATAAGGAGGACTTCAAGTATTTGGATGCATACGCAGGCACGAGGACGCATGTGGAAGGAAGCGGGGTGTTTAAGTGTGGGAGTGAATATATTCTGATGTACGATTTGTACAGCTCAGGCCGCTACGAATTTCAGCGGTCGAAGGACCTGAAGACGTTTACCAAGGAGCCGGAGTCGTTCCGCAAGGACTTCTTCCCCCGTCACGGTACGGTGATGGCGGTGACAGCCGACGAGTTGGATCGTCTGCAACAGAAATGGGGCTATGTGCTGACTCACAAATTCGAGAGCAACGGCAATCCCATCATCCGTGACAAGCACACCGCCGACCCAGCCGTGATAGTAGAGGGCGACACACTGTGGCTCTTTGCCGGACACGACGCTGCTGGCAACCAGTCGGGCTACGTGATGAAGGACTGGCTGCTCTATTCGACCACCGATATGAAGCACTGGACGGAACATCCCTCACCCTTGCGCATCGAGGACTTCAAGTGGGCTAGCAGCAAACAAGCCTACGCCGGACATGTGGCCAAAGGCAAGGATGGTAAGTATTATTGGTATGTCTCGACTAACTGGTGTGGCATCGGCGTGGCCGTGAGCGACAAGATTACAGGCCCATACAAGGACGCACTCGGAAAACCACTGCTCACCAACAAGGATTGCTTCGCCTCGAAGCATAGTTGGGCGTGCATAGATCCCGCCATTCTCACAGAAGATGACGGAACATCTTATATTATTTGGGGAAATAAAGAGTGCTACTATGCCAAGTTGAAGGATAACATGATTGAGATTGATGGTGACATTCACCAGATTGACGTTCCTCGCTTCACTGAGGCGCCGTGGATGCATAAATATCGCTCGGTCGAAGACCGCTTGCAAGGCAAGAACGGTAAATACTACCTAACCTACGCCTCTGAATGGCCCGAGAAAATAGCCTATGCCGTAGCAGATAATATAGGTGGCCCCTACACTCCTATGGGCATTATCAGCGAGATTGCGGGCAACTCAAACACCACGCACCCCGCTATCGTTGAGTTTAAGGGTCAGTGGCTGTTCTTCTCTCACAACGGTGGTTTACCCGATGGCGGAAGCTACAGCCGTAGCATTATTGCTGAGCCAATGAGCTACGGCAAGGATGGAAAGATAAACTTCATTCCACCATCAGCCACCTCGTTACCTCATGCTCTTCCATGA
- a CDS encoding acyl carrier protein, which yields MSEIESKVKAIIVDKLGVDEAVVKPESSFTNDLGADSLDTVELIMEFEKEFGISIPDDKAEKIGTVADAIAYIEENSK from the coding sequence ATGTCAGAAATTGAAAGCAAAGTAAAGGCAATCATCGTAGACAAACTGGGTGTTGACGAGGCTGTTGTAAAGCCCGAGTCTAGCTTCACAAATGATCTTGGTGCAGACTCTCTGGATACTGTAGAGCTCATCATGGAGTTTGAGAAGGAGTTTGGAATCAGCATCCCCGATGACAAGGCTGAGAAGATTGGCACTGTTGCCGACGCTATTGCCTATATTGAGGAGAACTCGAAGTAA
- a CDS encoding glycoside hydrolase family 30 protein produces the protein MRKVLCILSLVATHAMAQTFTQYTTTEQAPWQTKGKASLSTKAKAQPILHSSLSTLNSERQFRAWGTCFNELDLDAIRLLTKEEQEKIMHDIFAPDGDLRFTRGRLTMNANDYSRAWYSCDTVAGDFQLKYFNIEHDKENVIQLIKMAQKWQPKMTFWVSPWSPPSWMKINQDYCVASSPFNTQPKEKDYLLFSLTPSPSPKGEGSGNQESVVDPDEMKFANGQRGRLFPKKLATQNYFIQDPRYLQAYANMFCKFIDLYAEENIPIDMVMYQNEAYSYTPYPGCAWTAEGTIKFNKEYLAPTLKEKHPEVKLYVGTFNTNRQDYVEKIVSALTAPAHSPLSTLHSPLISGLGFQWEGRENLDFMREHHPDLHMISSESECGNGQMDWRAGEHTFYLLHEYIGRGCDEYYNWNFILCDQGRSAWGWKQNALVQVRSANRTYRYTPEYYAYKHFSHFVEPGSTLIAFYPIKDGIQSIVFKRPDGKRVVICGNTNNEAKSLSIQLGKKYLNVSLAPHSFNTFVEGLSKKR, from the coding sequence ATGAGAAAAGTATTATGCATCCTCAGTCTGGTTGCCACCCATGCGATGGCACAGACGTTCACACAGTACACCACTACAGAGCAGGCACCGTGGCAGACGAAAGGCAAGGCTTCGCTCTCGACGAAGGCCAAGGCGCAGCCTATTCTTCACTCTTCACTCTCAACTCTCAACTCGGAACGTCAGTTCCGTGCTTGGGGCACCTGCTTCAATGAGCTCGACCTCGATGCCATCCGCCTTTTGACGAAGGAGGAGCAGGAAAAGATAATGCACGACATCTTTGCGCCTGACGGTGACCTGCGTTTCACTCGCGGACGCTTGACGATGAACGCTAATGACTACAGCCGTGCGTGGTACTCGTGTGACACGGTGGCAGGCGACTTCCAACTGAAGTACTTCAACATCGAGCACGATAAGGAGAACGTCATACAACTCATCAAGATGGCACAAAAGTGGCAACCCAAGATGACCTTCTGGGTGTCGCCGTGGAGTCCGCCCTCGTGGATGAAGATTAATCAGGACTACTGTGTGGCCAGCTCACCGTTTAACACGCAGCCGAAGGAAAAAGATTACCTGCTCTTTAGCCTCACCCCCAGCCCCTCCCCGAAGGGCGAGGGGAGTGGAAACCAAGAGTCCGTCGTTGATCCTGACGAGATGAAATTTGCCAATGGACAGCGCGGACGTCTGTTCCCCAAGAAGTTGGCCACTCAGAACTACTTCATCCAAGACCCGCGCTACCTGCAGGCTTACGCGAACATGTTCTGTAAGTTCATCGACCTCTATGCTGAGGAGAATATACCCATCGACATGGTGATGTATCAGAACGAGGCCTACAGCTATACGCCATATCCTGGCTGTGCATGGACGGCGGAGGGAACAATCAAGTTTAACAAGGAATATCTGGCACCCACGCTGAAAGAGAAGCATCCCGAGGTGAAGCTCTATGTAGGTACATTCAATACGAACCGTCAGGACTACGTAGAAAAAATTGTCAGCGCACTCACTGCGCCAGCCCACTCTCCACTCTCCACTCTCCACTCTCCACTCATTTCGGGACTTGGTTTCCAGTGGGAAGGTCGCGAGAATCTTGACTTTATGCGCGAACATCATCCCGACCTGCACATGATTAGCAGCGAGAGCGAGTGTGGCAACGGACAGATGGACTGGCGTGCCGGTGAGCACACCTTCTACCTGCTACACGAGTATATCGGTCGTGGCTGTGACGAGTACTATAACTGGAACTTCATACTTTGCGATCAGGGCCGCAGCGCATGGGGCTGGAAGCAGAACGCCCTTGTGCAAGTACGCTCGGCTAACCGTACCTATCGATACACTCCTGAGTACTATGCCTACAAACATTTCTCCCATTTCGTTGAGCCAGGCAGCACGCTTATCGCCTTCTACCCGATAAAAGACGGCATTCAGTCCATCGTATTCAAGCGTCCCGACGGCAAGCGTGTTGTCATCTGCGGCAATACCAACAATGAGGCGAAGTCCCTCAGCATCCAGCTCGGCAAGAAATATCTCAACGTTAGCCTCGCCCCCCATTCCTTCAATACATTTGTAGAGGGACTAAGCAAGAAACGATAA